A region from the Sulfurimonas sp. genome encodes:
- the trxC gene encoding thioredoxin TrxC → MRVICPHCLTVNNVPKKDEYKKANCGKCKNSLLDTKPIELTDANFDDVIVNSDIPVIVDFWAPWCGPCKMFGPVFEKSSYKYPLKALYIKVNTENEQNLGARFGIRSIPTLMIFKDGKEVHRISGALDEDNLNNLVSQFI, encoded by the coding sequence ATGAGAGTAATATGTCCACACTGTTTAACTGTAAACAATGTTCCAAAAAAAGATGAATATAAAAAAGCTAACTGCGGTAAATGTAAAAATTCATTATTAGACACAAAACCTATAGAGCTAACGGATGCTAACTTTGATGACGTAATAGTAAATAGTGATATTCCTGTTATTGTAGATTTTTGGGCACCATGGTGTGGCCCTTGTAAAATGTTTGGACCTGTGTTTGAAAAAAGTTCTTATAAATATCCTCTAAAAGCTTTATACATAAAAGTAAATACAGAAAACGAACAAAACTTAGGTGCTAGGTTTGGTATTAGAAGCATACCTACACTTATGATCTTTAAAGACGGTAAGGAAGTACATAGAATTAGTGGAGCACTTGATGAAGATAACCTAAATAATTTAGTCTCACAGTTTATATGA
- a CDS encoding DegQ family serine endoprotease, with translation MKNVILVLLFCASLVYGKSNVNFNYSTSDTRKYPTNQDYILSYNNILEDVRYSVVNISTQKNVTQQAINPFMNDPFFREFFRGYKNVPQERVQRALGSGVIISEDGYIVTNNHVVDGADKIVVNLVGDKKEYEAELVGKDEKSDLAVIKIDKEDLKAVSFYDSDKVRVGDVVFALGNPFGLHETITQGIVSATGRSGVGIVEYEDFIQTDASINPGNSGGALINSKGDLVGINSAILSKSGGNVGIGFAIPSNMVASIAKQLIISGKFSRAYLGVNISDVSEDMSKFYNNNFGALVTGVEDGTPAQKAGLKRGDLIVAVNNKEIKSSSELKNTIGTYAPKTEVTIKYLRNKKLKTADVKLGSMEDVAPGDTVNYKGLELKDIDAQTRSKLMLSAEVEGVIIVKVDPKSSAASIGIQPGDVIIQVENKEITNTKEFVESTKSKTKKRLFIYRRGGVFAVVL, from the coding sequence ATGAAAAATGTAATTTTAGTTCTTTTATTTTGTGCCTCACTTGTTTATGGCAAAAGCAACGTAAATTTTAACTACTCAACTTCCGATACAAGAAAGTATCCTACAAACCAAGACTATATACTCTCATATAACAATATCCTAGAAGATGTTAGGTATAGCGTCGTAAATATTTCTACACAAAAAAATGTAACACAACAAGCTATAAACCCTTTCATGAATGATCCATTTTTTAGAGAGTTTTTCAGAGGTTATAAAAATGTTCCACAAGAAAGAGTTCAAAGAGCTCTTGGAAGTGGTGTAATAATAAGTGAAGACGGTTACATAGTTACAAATAACCATGTAGTAGACGGTGCTGATAAAATAGTAGTAAATCTAGTTGGTGATAAAAAAGAGTATGAAGCCGAGCTTGTTGGTAAAGATGAAAAAAGTGACTTAGCCGTTATAAAAATAGATAAAGAAGATTTAAAAGCTGTCAGTTTTTACGATTCTGATAAAGTGAGAGTAGGTGATGTTGTTTTTGCTTTGGGTAATCCATTTGGTTTACATGAAACAATAACTCAAGGTATAGTCTCAGCTACAGGCAGAAGCGGTGTAGGTATAGTAGAGTATGAAGACTTTATACAAACAGATGCTTCTATAAATCCTGGAAATTCAGGCGGAGCACTAATAAACTCTAAAGGTGATCTTGTAGGTATAAACTCTGCAATTCTCTCAAAAAGCGGTGGGAATGTAGGTATAGGATTTGCAATACCATCAAATATGGTTGCTTCAATAGCTAAACAACTAATTATAAGTGGAAAGTTTTCACGTGCTTATTTGGGTGTTAATATATCAGATGTTAGTGAGGATATGAGTAAATTTTATAACAATAACTTTGGTGCGTTAGTTACTGGTGTTGAAGATGGAACTCCGGCACAAAAAGCAGGACTAAAAAGAGGTGACTTAATAGTTGCTGTAAATAACAAAGAGATCAAAAGTTCAAGTGAACTTAAAAACACTATTGGTACTTACGCTCCAAAAACGGAAGTTACTATAAAATATTTACGCAATAAAAAACTAAAAACTGCAGATGTTAAACTAGGTTCTATGGAGGATGTTGCACCTGGGGACACTGTTAACTATAAAGGACTTGAATTAAAAGATATAGATGCGCAGACAAGATCAAAACTAATGCTTTCAGCTGAAGTTGAAGGTGTTATAATTGTTAAAGTTGATCCAAAATCAAGTGCTGCCTCAATTGGCATACAACCGGGTGATGTTATCATTCAAGTTGAAAATAAAGAGATAACAAACACAAAAGAGTTTGTTGAATCTACAAAATCAAAAACTAAAAAACGACTGTTTATCTACCGTCGTGGCGGTGTATTTGCAGTGGTGTTATAG
- the dnaA gene encoding chromosomal replication initiator protein DnaA, with protein sequence MNIGQEILQQLKEEITEVEYNRYIKQLDYDTKKSTSDLAVYYAPNMLVCNWIKNKYTSKLEHLFEVKTSNNVTVKIALKDTFDKRKTKKKEEKHTTKSLLNPSHTFDNFMVGGSNQFAYSAVKSVSEKAGEIYNPLFIYGGVGLGKTHLMQAAGNVFQNQGKSVIYTTVEQFLNDFIRHVRNQTMDRFQEKYRNCDVLLIDDIQFLSNKDTIQEEFFHTFEALRNAGKQIILTADKHPKKIGGLEKRLQSRFEWGLVADIQPPELTTKIAIIEKKSEINKVKLSKDIINYIATVIESNVREIEGILSKLHAYSQLMHVDITLDFTKNVLKDQLQEKTANLTLDTITKFVAKDLNIKQSEITSKGRAKNLVYARRISIYLCRELTQNTMPQLAQYFGMKDHTAISHTIKKINELIENDEDFKVKIDELTNKLTANS encoded by the coding sequence GTGAATATCGGTCAAGAGATACTACAACAATTAAAAGAAGAGATAACTGAGGTTGAATATAACCGCTATATCAAACAATTAGACTACGATACAAAAAAATCAACCAGTGATCTGGCAGTGTATTATGCACCTAATATGCTTGTGTGTAACTGGATTAAAAATAAATACACATCTAAACTAGAACACCTGTTTGAAGTTAAAACTTCAAATAACGTTACTGTTAAAATAGCTCTGAAAGATACTTTCGATAAAAGAAAAACAAAAAAGAAAGAGGAAAAACATACTACAAAATCTCTTTTAAACCCTTCACATACTTTTGATAATTTTATGGTTGGTGGTTCTAACCAGTTTGCATATTCAGCTGTAAAAAGTGTTAGTGAAAAAGCAGGTGAGATATATAATCCTCTTTTTATTTATGGTGGAGTAGGTCTTGGAAAAACACACCTTATGCAAGCAGCCGGAAATGTTTTTCAAAACCAGGGTAAAAGTGTTATCTATACTACAGTTGAACAGTTTTTAAATGACTTTATACGCCATGTTAGAAATCAAACTATGGACAGGTTTCAAGAGAAGTATCGTAATTGTGACGTTCTTTTAATAGATGATATTCAATTTTTATCTAACAAAGATACTATTCAAGAGGAGTTTTTCCACACTTTTGAAGCACTTAGAAATGCAGGTAAACAGATCATACTAACAGCTGACAAACATCCAAAAAAAATCGGTGGACTTGAAAAACGTCTGCAAAGCAGATTTGAATGGGGTCTGGTTGCAGATATTCAACCTCCTGAACTAACAACTAAAATAGCTATTATTGAAAAGAAATCTGAGATCAACAAAGTAAAACTCTCAAAAGATATAATCAACTATATTGCTACTGTTATTGAAAGCAATGTTCGTGAGATAGAAGGAATTCTTTCAAAACTACATGCATATTCACAGTTGATGCATGTAGATATAACACTTGACTTTACTAAAAACGTTTTAAAAGATCAGTTGCAGGAAAAAACAGCTAACCTTACATTAGATACAATCACTAAATTTGTAGCAAAAGATCTAAATATAAAGCAAAGTGAAATAACATCTAAGGGCCGTGCAAAAAATCTTGTATATGCAAGACGTATATCTATCTACTTATGCCGTGAACTAACTCAAAACACTATGCCTCAGCTTGCACAGTATTTTGGTATGAAAGATCACACGGCTATATCGCATACTATTAAAAAGATCAATGAACTTATAGAGAACGATGAAGACTTTAAAGTTAAAATAGATGAGCTTACAAATAAGTTAACTGCAAACAGTTAA
- the fliW gene encoding flagellar assembly protein FliW: MSYEVKGQILGFDNTYSVNINEVDELFSTMIDTDNENISFTLVNPYMLREYSFDIPTNLKILLDIKEDSKLNVYNIVIIQKPLEKSTINFLAPIIVNEDSKKIGQAVLDHKANPDFGIRQTIESFK; the protein is encoded by the coding sequence ATGAGTTACGAAGTTAAAGGTCAAATATTAGGATTTGATAACACTTACAGCGTGAACATTAATGAAGTAGATGAACTGTTTTCTACAATGATCGATACAGATAATGAGAACATATCTTTTACACTGGTTAACCCTTATATGCTCAGAGAGTATTCTTTTGATATTCCTACAAACTTAAAAATCTTACTTGATATTAAAGAGGATTCTAAATTAAACGTATATAACATTGTTATAATACAAAAGCCTCTTGAAAAATCAACTATAAACTTTCTAGCTCCAATAATAGTCAACGAAGATAGCAAAAAAATCGGTCAAGCAGTACTAGATCATAAAGCTAATCCTGATTTTGGTATACGCCAGACAATCGAGTCTTTTAAATAA
- a CDS encoding diguanylate cyclase gives MERILVIEDNKTLANLIAKKISKELDIEVDVAYSMSEAKLFLKGYKYFLTLSDINLPDAPDGEIIDYVIKTGNHVIILTSNIDKNFRRKMFEKNIIDYIHKSGIEDINYIIANIKRLIKNKQHKVLVVDDSVVFRKQMKDMLNNLFFNVITVAHGEEAINILDTTPDISLVLTDYNMPVMNGLELTTQIRKKYKKSELCVIALSGQSDDEEIALFLKSGANDFIKKPFSKEEFSCRVNNSIEALENINEITNQTIRDFLTGLYNRRYFFKEVGKYFDNAVRNDENFSIAMVNIDDFKQINDRYGQDMGDKVIVHLADILMSETSSEDVVARFGGDEFCVLLKNVSSENAINVFERIRQNVLTSVAMSDKDEEIRYTISIGIALNYEDTLEDTVNEADMYLYNAKENGRNQVVYK, from the coding sequence GTGGAAAGAATACTAGTTATCGAAGATAATAAAACGTTAGCAAATTTAATTGCCAAAAAAATATCTAAAGAGTTAGACATAGAAGTTGATGTAGCTTACAGTATGTCAGAAGCAAAACTATTTTTAAAAGGTTATAAATATTTTCTAACTCTATCAGATATTAATCTTCCAGATGCACCTGATGGTGAGATTATTGATTATGTTATTAAAACAGGCAATCATGTAATAATATTAACTTCAAATATTGACAAAAACTTTAGAAGAAAGATGTTTGAAAAGAATATAATAGATTATATTCACAAAAGCGGAATAGAAGATATTAACTATATCATTGCAAACATAAAAAGATTGATCAAAAACAAGCAACACAAAGTTCTTGTAGTCGATGACTCAGTTGTATTTAGAAAACAGATGAAAGATATGCTTAACAATCTTTTTTTTAACGTAATAACGGTTGCTCACGGTGAAGAAGCTATAAATATACTAGATACTACGCCTGATATAAGCTTGGTACTAACAGACTATAATATGCCTGTTATGAATGGATTGGAGCTAACAACACAGATAAGAAAGAAATATAAAAAAAGTGAACTTTGTGTGATCGCGCTATCTGGACAAAGTGATGATGAAGAGATAGCACTGTTTCTAAAAAGCGGTGCAAACGATTTTATTAAAAAACCGTTTTCTAAAGAGGAGTTTTCTTGTCGTGTGAATAACTCTATAGAGGCATTGGAAAATATTAATGAGATTACAAACCAAACTATTAGAGATTTTTTAACCGGTCTTTACAATAGAAGATACTTTTTTAAAGAGGTCGGAAAATATTTTGATAATGCTGTGAGAAATGATGAGAATTTTTCAATAGCTATGGTTAATATAGATGACTTTAAACAGATCAACGACAGATACGGACAAGATATGGGTGATAAGGTTATTGTCCATTTAGCAGATATTTTAATGTCTGAGACATCTTCTGAGGATGTAGTTGCAAGATTTGGAGGAGATGAATTTTGTGTACTCCTAAAAAATGTTTCTAGTGAAAATGCTATAAATGTATTTGAGAGGATAAGACAAAACGTATTAACCTCGGTTGCAATGAGCGATAAGGATGAAGAGATTAGATATACGATATCTATAGGTATTGCTTTAAATTATGAAGATACACTTGAAGATACAGTTAATGAAGCAGATATGTACCTTTATAATGCCAAAGAAAACGGCAGAAACCAAGTAGTTTATAAATAA
- the dnaN gene encoding DNA polymerase III subunit beta, whose translation MKIQISKSILENVLIHAQPFLEKKDTSQITSHVFISASNGTLTLKATDYEIGFLVNTNNLNIIGDGSATANGKKFLDIVRILKDDMIDLELKGDNLHLSQSHSKFKLPIYSYNEFPEFPSYEGKNRISIDSHSLIESLKKITPAIDNNNPKFELNGALIDIKQNEINFASTDTRRLAVVTIPNNSSNELSIILPKKAIVEIQKLFFDDIELYYDDTNLIIHSNQYTFFTKLINGKFPEYSRIIPKNIANTLVLPKSLMIESIKQITTISTDLKITFLDNTITFESLSDDNIEAKTDITHTTGFSEPFTIAANSRYLLDFLNSINGTDFTIGLNENNLPFILSENNFKTIVMPIVI comes from the coding sequence ATGAAAATTCAAATATCAAAGTCTATACTTGAAAATGTTCTTATCCACGCTCAACCTTTCTTAGAAAAGAAAGATACTTCTCAAATAACTTCACATGTATTTATTAGTGCATCAAACGGAACTTTAACCCTAAAAGCTACAGACTATGAAATAGGTTTTTTAGTTAATACAAATAATCTAAATATTATTGGTGATGGTAGTGCTACAGCTAATGGTAAAAAGTTTTTAGACATTGTTAGAATTTTAAAAGACGATATGATCGATCTAGAACTAAAAGGTGATAATCTACATCTTTCACAATCACACTCTAAATTTAAACTTCCTATATATTCTTATAATGAATTTCCAGAGTTCCCATCTTACGAAGGTAAAAATCGCATATCTATAGATTCACACTCGTTAATTGAATCTCTTAAAAAAATTACACCAGCTATTGATAATAATAACCCTAAGTTTGAATTAAATGGTGCACTAATAGATATCAAACAAAATGAAATAAATTTTGCTTCAACTGATACAAGAAGATTAGCTGTTGTAACAATTCCAAATAACAGCTCAAACGAATTATCTATAATACTTCCTAAAAAAGCTATTGTTGAGATTCAAAAATTGTTCTTTGATGATATAGAACTTTATTATGATGATACAAACTTGATCATTCATTCAAATCAATATACATTTTTCACAAAACTTATTAACGGTAAATTCCCTGAATACTCTAGAATTATTCCTAAAAATATAGCAAACACTTTAGTATTACCAAAATCTTTAATGATAGAGTCTATAAAACAGATAACTACAATATCAACTGATCTGAAAATAACTTTCTTAGATAACACGATTACTTTTGAATCTTTAAGTGATGACAATATAGAAGCTAAAACAGATATTACTCACACAACAGGTTTTAGTGAACCGTTTACTATTGCTGCAAACAGTAGATATTTACTAGATTTTTTAAATTCTATAAACGGTACAGATTTTACAATTGGACTAAATGAGAATAATTTACCGTTTATTTTAAGCGAAAACAACTTTAAAACTATAGTTATGCCTATAGTTATATAA
- the ruvC gene encoding crossover junction endodeoxyribonuclease RuvC: MTILGIDPGTRNMGYALVNLDKGKITLKEAGLIKIKAEDLQFQIPQMVEAFDSIFKNNKIDEVAMEDIFYAHNPKTTIKLAQFRGAIMLKLLQEFGQFSEYTALQVKQAITGNGKAKKEQVAFMVKRLLNIKKEIKPLDITDAIAVAITHSQRVKLSQNKKTKTS, from the coding sequence ATGACAATATTAGGAATTGATCCAGGTACTAGAAATATGGGTTATGCCCTAGTGAATCTTGATAAGGGAAAAATTACCCTCAAAGAAGCAGGACTTATAAAGATAAAAGCTGAAGATCTGCAGTTTCAAATACCACAGATGGTTGAGGCTTTTGATTCTATTTTTAAAAATAATAAAATAGATGAAGTTGCTATGGAAGATATATTTTATGCGCATAATCCAAAAACAACTATAAAACTTGCTCAGTTTAGGGGAGCTATCATGTTAAAGCTTTTACAGGAGTTTGGACAGTTTAGTGAATATACGGCTCTGCAGGTAAAGCAGGCAATTACCGGAAATGGAAAAGCAAAAAAAGAACAAGTTGCTTTTATGGTAAAAAGATTATTAAATATTAAAAAAGAGATCAAACCGCTTGATATTACAGATGCAATCGCCGTAGCGATTACACACTCTCAACGTGTTAAGCTATCACAAAATAAAAAAACTAAAACTTCTTAG
- a CDS encoding citrate synthase, with amino-acid sequence MSKDTVTIINNRDGKEYEFNILDASVGPSVVDISSFYKDTGMFTYDEGYTSTASCESKITYIDGGAGKLMYRGYDISYMANEKSFLDTAYLLLHGELPSDQELKDFRYEMNKRAFVHEGIRKLYDSFPDRAHPMAILSAGVSALSTIYFNHLDINTPEEYTEMSHRIVAKIPTLAAMSYRYSRGLPIVYPNIDKCFTENFLYMMRAYPDEHIDLKPIEVKALDTIFTLHADHEQNASTTAVRNLASTMAHPYAAISAGIGALWGRSHGGANESVIRQLEMIGTVDRVDEFIAKAKDKDDPFRLMGFGHRVYKNFDPRATILKDIRNELMDELGISSELVEVANKIENIALNDEYFVSRNLYPNIDFYSGLILQALKIPKEMFAVIFVIGRTPGWIAQWSELRQQKTIKIARPRQLYTGKTERTPKS; translated from the coding sequence ATGTCTAAAGATACAGTAACTATCATAAATAATCGTGATGGAAAAGAATATGAATTTAATATACTAGATGCCAGTGTCGGTCCTTCAGTCGTAGATATATCAAGTTTTTATAAAGATACTGGTATGTTCACATATGATGAAGGTTATACATCTACTGCATCATGTGAATCTAAAATAACATATATAGACGGTGGTGCCGGAAAACTTATGTATAGAGGTTATGACATCTCATATATGGCAAATGAAAAAAGCTTTTTAGATACTGCCTACCTACTTTTACACGGTGAACTTCCAAGTGATCAGGAACTTAAAGATTTTAGATATGAGATGAATAAACGTGCATTTGTTCATGAAGGGATTAGAAAACTGTATGACTCATTTCCTGATCGTGCACACCCCATGGCTATACTTTCAGCAGGGGTCTCAGCATTATCTACAATCTACTTTAACCACTTAGATATCAATACACCTGAAGAATACACAGAGATGTCGCATAGAATAGTTGCAAAAATTCCTACATTGGCTGCTATGAGCTACCGTTATTCAAGAGGCTTGCCTATAGTGTACCCGAATATAGATAAATGTTTTACTGAGAACTTTTTATATATGATGCGTGCATATCCGGATGAACATATAGATCTAAAACCTATAGAGGTTAAGGCATTAGATACTATATTTACACTTCATGCAGATCACGAACAAAATGCATCTACAACAGCAGTTAGAAATCTAGCTTCGACTATGGCTCATCCATATGCAGCTATAAGTGCAGGTATCGGTGCACTGTGGGGTAGAAGCCATGGTGGAGCTAACGAGAGTGTTATACGTCAGTTAGAGATGATAGGTACTGTAGATAGAGTTGATGAGTTTATAGCTAAAGCAAAAGATAAAGATGATCCATTTAGACTTATGGGTTTTGGTCACCGTGTGTATAAAAACTTTGATCCTCGTGCAACAATTCTAAAAGACATAAGAAATGAACTTATGGATGAACTTGGTATCAGCAGTGAGCTTGTTGAAGTTGCAAATAAAATTGAAAACATTGCACTAAATGATGAATATTTTGTTTCTAGAAACCTTTATCCAAATATAGATTTTTATTCTGGACTGATCCTTCAAGCTCTTAAAATTCCAAAAGAGATGTTTGCCGTTATATTTGTAATTGGTCGTACACCTGGCTGGATCGCTCAGTGGAGTGAACTGCGTCAACAAAAAACAATAAAAATAGCACGTCCTAGACAACTATATACGGGTAAAACGGAAAGAACACCCAAAAGCTAA
- the gyrB gene encoding DNA topoisomerase (ATP-hydrolyzing) subunit B gives MEQNYGASNIKVLKGLEAVRKRPGMYIGDTGHRGLHHLVYEVIDNSIDEAMAGHCDTINVTLTKDGRCSVSDNGRGIPTDMHPTENMSAATVVLTVLHAGGKFDKDTYKVSGGLHGVGVSVVNALSSDLHMTIHRGGEIHEQDFKQGIPQQALEVTGTTRKTGTTITFSPDPSIFTETVIFEYEYLARRFKELAYLNPFITIIFEDERSGVKETYHFEGGIEQYVSDLNKKAAVAQPYSFSGKIEDIEFDIALMYNEGYDEKVASFVNNIRTPNGGTHEAGFRAALTRVISTYNSQNGAAKEKDVKISGDDTGEGLIAIVSARVPEPQFEGQTKGKLGNTYVRPLIQKSSYEILSKYFEENPLEAKAIVQKALAAARGREAAKKARELTRRKDNMSVGTLPGKLADCQSKDASICELYLVEGDSAGGSAKMGRDRVYQAILPLKGKILNVEKARLEKILKSDEITNMITAMGCGIGDEYNEEKLRYHKIIIMTDADVDGSHIQTLLLTFFFRYYRHVIENGYLYLAQPPLYLYRKGKKEIYFKNDRTLNDYLIENGVESLEVESIGQNDLISFFKMVDHYRGSLEALERRYALIDLIRNFIENPDLVSLAYDKMYVEVEKFLTENGNNILTKVISEDSIHLFVQTNDGMEELLINDELFAAPHFNEANFVYNKIKEWDIDLGKDILEVLEDITSYAKKGAYIQRYKGLGEMNPDQLWETTMTPENRTLLQVTIDDAEVASDAFTLFMGDEVEPRRNYIETHAKDVKHLDV, from the coding sequence ATGGAACAAAATTACGGCGCTAGTAATATTAAAGTCCTAAAAGGACTAGAGGCTGTTAGAAAACGTCCTGGTATGTATATTGGTGATACAGGTCATAGAGGTCTGCACCACTTAGTATATGAAGTTATTGATAACTCTATAGATGAGGCAATGGCTGGTCACTGTGATACTATTAACGTAACACTTACTAAAGATGGTAGATGTAGTGTTAGCGATAATGGTCGTGGTATACCTACAGATATGCACCCAACTGAAAATATGTCTGCTGCTACGGTTGTTTTAACTGTACTTCATGCCGGTGGTAAGTTTGATAAAGATACATATAAAGTTTCTGGTGGTCTTCATGGTGTTGGTGTATCTGTTGTAAATGCATTATCATCTGATCTTCATATGACTATCCACAGAGGTGGAGAGATTCATGAACAAGATTTCAAACAAGGTATCCCTCAACAAGCTTTAGAAGTTACAGGTACTACTCGTAAAACTGGAACTACTATTACATTTTCTCCAGATCCATCTATTTTTACTGAAACTGTAATTTTTGAATATGAATACTTAGCTCGCCGTTTTAAAGAGCTAGCTTATTTAAATCCATTTATAACTATAATTTTTGAAGATGAAAGAAGCGGTGTTAAAGAGACTTATCACTTTGAAGGCGGTATTGAGCAGTATGTTAGTGATCTAAATAAAAAAGCTGCTGTAGCACAACCATATTCATTTTCTGGAAAAATCGAAGATATAGAGTTTGATATAGCTCTTATGTATAACGAAGGTTACGATGAAAAAGTTGCATCATTTGTAAATAATATCCGTACACCAAATGGTGGTACACATGAAGCAGGTTTCCGTGCAGCACTAACACGTGTTATATCAACTTATAATTCTCAAAACGGTGCAGCTAAAGAGAAAGATGTAAAGATTTCCGGTGATGATACTGGTGAGGGTTTAATTGCTATAGTTTCAGCTCGTGTACCTGAACCTCAGTTTGAAGGTCAAACAAAAGGTAAACTTGGTAACACTTACGTTAGACCATTAATTCAAAAATCTTCTTATGAGATCCTTTCAAAATATTTTGAAGAAAATCCTCTTGAAGCTAAAGCAATAGTACAAAAAGCATTAGCTGCCGCTCGTGGACGTGAAGCTGCTAAAAAAGCTCGTGAGTTAACTCGTAGAAAAGATAATATGAGTGTTGGTACACTTCCTGGTAAGTTAGCAGATTGTCAAAGTAAAGATGCATCTATTTGTGAACTATACCTGGTGGAGGGAGATTCAGCGGGTGGTTCGGCTAAAATGGGTCGTGACCGTGTATACCAAGCTATTTTACCTCTTAAAGGTAAGATCTTAAATGTTGAAAAAGCTCGTTTAGAGAAGATTTTAAAATCTGATGAGATCACTAACATGATCACGGCTATGGGTTGTGGAATTGGTGATGAGTACAATGAAGAGAAGCTTCGTTATCACAAGATCATCATCATGACCGATGCCGACGTTGATGGTTCTCACATTCAAACACTGTTATTGACTTTCTTCTTTAGATATTATCGTCATGTAATTGAGAATGGATATTTATATTTAGCTCAACCGCCTCTATACCTTTACAGAAAAGGTAAAAAAGAGATCTACTTTAAAAATGACCGTACTCTAAACGATTATCTGATCGAAAATGGTGTTGAATCTTTAGAAGTTGAATCTATTGGACAAAATGATCTGATCTCTTTCTTTAAAATGGTGGATCACTATCGTGGATCATTAGAAGCACTTGAGCGCCGTTATGCACTTATTGATCTAATCCGTAATTTTATAGAAAACCCTGATTTAGTAAGTCTAGCTTACGATAAGATGTATGTTGAAGTTGAGAAATTTTTAACAGAAAATGGAAATAACATACTTACTAAAGTTATATCTGAAGATTCAATTCATCTTTTTGTTCAAACAAACGACGGTATGGAAGAGTTACTTATAAATGATGAACTTTTTGCAGCTCCTCACTTTAATGAGGCAAATTTTGTATATAACAAAATTAAAGAGTGGGATATCGATCTTGGTAAAGATATTTTAGAAGTATTAGAAGACATCACATCTTATGCTAAAAAAGGTGCATATATTCAGCGTTACAAAGGTCTTGGTGAGATGAACCCTGATCAGCTATGGGAAACAACTATGACACCTGAAAACCGCACATTACTACAGGTAACTATTGATGACGCAGAAGTAGCTTCTGATGCATTTACACTATTTATGGGTGATGAAGTAGAACCTCGCCGTAACTACATTGAAACACACGCAAAAGATGTTAAACACTTAGACGTTTAG